The nucleotide window TCAAGCTGATTAACAAGTCCCATAAAAGATCGAATATCTGTTATATTTTGTGGCACAGGAAAGTCTGCAATAGCCATTACTTTGTGAGAATCAACTGTGTAGCCATGACTCGAGATTTTATATCCATAAAAATCAACAACACGTTTTGCAGAGCAAATTTTCTGAGCATTAAGTGTTATTCGATACTCATCACATCTTTGCAAGATGGAAATATTATGGGCTAGGTGAtccttataagaataatcataTGCAAAAATATCATCAACTATCTTTACAGTTTGTGGTATATTACCAAGAGCTTGGTCTCCTCTTCCATTGTATTCATCTCCTGAAGAAATACGTCCCATTACTGATCTCTTGAATTTATAGCGACCCCATGGGGTGATGAAACATGTGAGATCCTGGTCTTCTTCtgcaattttgatttggaaatatcccATTTTCGCATCTAGTGTAGAGAGCCACATTGCTCCGGTACTAATCGAAGCTACTGCATTATGTGGTGATCGTACAGGATAAGTGGGTCTACATACATACCTATTAAGCCTAGtgagatcaacacacaatcttactccaTTTGGCTTTTTAGCAACAGGCACTATTTACACCATTCTGTTGGATGCTCAACCTTGCAGAAAACATCCTTCTCCAAAAGTTCACCAAGCTGATCCTTTATTTCAGATCTCCAGCTGTGGGGTATAGTGCGGCTGTCACAGCAAATGGTCTTACATTCTCAGACAACTTTATATGCATAGGACCTCCATGCATCTCCTTCAGTATTTTTGTGCCACCAAATACCTGAGGAAATGCTGATACCAAAGCTGCAGCATACTCTGTCCTTTCTTTTTCAGTTGGATCACgttcataaggccaccttggaaATGCAACAGGAGAATGAACTACACCACAAGTAGAGTCTTCTCTCTCTTTGTAGTCTTTTAAGCGCTTCTCTTCATTTGGATTTACAGACAGTCGTACAGGAAGAGAATTAATTTGAGACAGAAAATCCTCCGGTAGAATTCCCAAAGCAAAAGAATCAAACCAGCTCAATAAAGCTCCCTTTACTTCTTTCACCACAGTTATTTCAGCT belongs to Palaemon carinicauda isolate YSFRI2023 chromosome 17, ASM3689809v2, whole genome shotgun sequence and includes:
- the LOC137656225 gene encoding uncharacterized protein; the protein is MWLSTLDAKMGYFQIKIAEEDQDLTCFITPWGRYKFKRSVMGRISSGDEYNGRGDQALGNIPQTVKIVDDIFAYDYSYKDHLAHNISILQRCDEYRITLNAQKICSAKRVVDFYGYKISSHGYTVDSHKVMAIADFPVPQNITDIRSFMGLVNQLESFSSAIAREAQPLRDLLKQHNEWCWIAHHVLSFRRVKEALTAPPILAHFDATLPTMLQTNESRLHGLGFALLQKHGTD